The genomic interval GTCACGATGGCAATCGCCCCGAGGTGTCCACCGcgggaaaatggaaaacatgatGCCACCCTCCATCTCTGCTTTTACACCATTCTGGTGGCTcacattcatttcagaataGCGACACGTCACgcatccacagcctgcagcGCAGCGACCTCAAAGGGGTCGCAGAGGAAACGTGAGTTTCCAGTGCACGGCGCGGCTGTGCTCTCAGCCCTCCTGAAAACACATGGCAGCGTTTCTCGTGGAGCAGCGAGTGATGAAAAACAGGAACTCCTGTCTTGCTGAGGTGTTTTCTTTGCGCTCAGTTTTCTGCTGTCGGCGTCGCGGAGCAGAGGGGGACCCCGGCGGGTTGGTTGATGCTTCTGGTTGATTTTTTCCCTCGCAGAGAGGAGCACTTTGTGCTCATTTTTAGGCTTCTGACCCGTTTCCCATTACTCCCTTTATTTGAGTTCCAGTCCCTTTTCCTGTCCCTTTCACATGGAGCCAGCTCTGTGTGCCTCTGCCCGTTTATCCGAAGCACCACAAGGCTCCAGCAGTGCCGTTCCCATCCTGCTTGCTTTTTAACACGAGGTTTGCACGTTCctggcccagcagcagcatggaaacATCTCTGAAGAGCAGCTTCATGCAGCAGCGTTGCTCGGGCCCTGATAACGATCTCTGGTCGCGTTGTTCTCATTGCACAATAACCCGCCTCGGCTCCACTCTCCATTATTTAGTGACCACACTGAGAAGTGGCAGGAAGCAATGCCTCTAATTCGAGCTCGTCTTTGTGCTTGAGGGTTTTGAATACAATGCCCACACGTTCTAAAAATGACACTCTCATTTATGGGGCGAGAGAAACCACGCTATGGAAACAGCGAGGTATGGGAGAGGTGCTGCTGTCCGTGCTCTGCACAGCGACCAGAGCTGGTGGGGAGATGTGTTTGCAGAGGGTTCTTGCAGCATCTGTAGAGATACTTCAGTTTTCTGGCTGCTGTTGGACTTGTTGGCTTGTAGGGCGTCCCTATTCCatgtgctgaaacaggctgagTGCTGGCTTTGGGGCTTCAGGGGCTTTGGGGTTTCCTTATGAGTGTTCAGCTCTCAGTGTAACTGTGAGCAAAGCACTTGGTCCTTTCTGCCAGTCAAACCTGAAGTTTATGATTAAGGTACATGTTATAATTAGATAATGAGTTCTTTAAATTGGGGTCGGGGTGCAGAGTGGGGTCTCCTGGTGGGTGTGGGCACGAGATGGGGAGGGTCATGGCAGGAGGAGATGGATGAGATGGATCTGGTGACTTCTCCCCTCCTTTGAGAAGTCTTTAGAGAATGCTGAGAGGGGGCGCTTCCTAAATACCAGGCTTTGTTCCTGGAGTGCTTGGGgggtggcacagagctgggtgaAACCattgggttgggtttggggaaGGGAGTGCAGTGCTTGGGAGAAGCGATGCACCGTGGGAGCAGATCCTGTTTCcctacagctctgctgtgaagGTGCTGATGAGAGCTTTTATGCCCCATAAATAGAGGTCATTTATTTCTCTAGGAGGAAATGCCCTCTGGCAAAGGTCTCTGTTGCctttgcagggagctgcttGCTGCCCTGACTCACTGAACGGGGTTCCCCCAGTGGCACATAACTGAGGGGACAGGTGGGCACTGATGCTCTGCTGTGCGTCAGGGCAGGTGGGAGAGATGGCAGGAACTGCTCTGAGCTCCCCAGGAGGAACAGAGAGATTCTGGGGATGGGAAATCCAGGCTTTAGCAGTGCAATAGACGGTAAAGACAGGGGTTGAGAAAAGGGGGAACTAGAAAGGAAAGAACTactcaagaaaagcaaatggagaGACAGCAGGTGTTGGGGTGGCTTTGTTCATGGCAGTTgtggattttctttaaaaaagcaatgGTTATGAAAGACTCATCATCACGACTGAATGGCTGCAGAAGCTGACTGGGCTGGGGAAGCTCGGAGCGTGAGCTGCTGTTATCTGAAGGTAACACGAAGTGCTCAGAAGGGATCAGACAGTTTGTGGAGCACAAGTTCCAGAACTACAAACCCCACGAGGTGCTGCTGCCCCGGCTGCCCTGACTCATcgcaggagctggcagcagccgGGAGCTGCACAAACATCACCGACCCGTTCTGGCTGAGGTTTGGTGAGTCATGCTTCGTGCCGCCCGAAACCCATCTGATACCGACTGCAGTCACAATAAACACGTGAGGAGGGGCTGGGAGGTCTGGAGGGaagtgctgcatgcagagctaTGGAAGGGTGATGGTGCTCCTTCGTGCCTCGAGCTGAGCAAACTGTAATTTAAGCCTGGAGCTGAACAGAACTGCACTTAGCAGGACTGAGATGATGGCAGTGTTTGTATCACAGCTCCCTGGCGCTGCTGCTCTCTCATGCAGACGATGCTCCATGTATTTCAGGTATCTCTGTGCTCCACTAGGAGCCAGCATTCCTACTCTGGCATTGCCTTGGGAAAGCAAATTGCCCTTCCCCACCCTCCTCAGGCAGCAAACGCCAAGAGGAAGGCACAAGCTCTGaaaagctgtcactgctgtggtCCCTAACGCTgcagccctccctgctcctttaacagcaaagcagcaccacCGATACTCGCTGGTTTTTGGGGCGAAGCTGCAGCAGTTACACTTGTTATTAGTTGGGTAGTTGTGAGATGAGGTGGCAGCATGGCTGACCccgctctgctgctgtgcagctgtttcCCTGAAGCAGTGGGCATTGCAGGAGAGCTCTGGGGAATAGGAGGATCCTCAGGACCTCCCACGGTCCAGGGATTGTGGTCCAGGGGCATCCCACGGTCCAGGGGCTCAAGGGAGGGATCCCAGGGCACGTGTGCACTTCTCTGACAAATCTGGGAGGTTTGAATTGGCTTTCAAACACCGAATGCTTTCAAGCGTGATGCTGAAGGAGGGAGCATTCTCAACGGGTTGATGGAAAGAAGAGCTGGAGCCGTGAGGATGCTTGGAAAGATGGGCTGTGAGGAATGGCAGGGGGTTGCATGAGCTCAGCGCCACGCTGCAGAGCTTTGCATCTTTTGGCCCTTCGTGAGAAGGCGCGCGGTGAGCGAGCTGTGAGTGATCTCTGGAGCAGCGCAGTGGGGCTGAGCGCTGGCTGGGAGCCTCGGCTGGGACTGCAGGTGTCTGCAGCTCTTACTCAAAGCAAAAAGGCCAACCCAGCTCCCACTCCAGCACCACGATGCTCTGCAGCCGCCCGTCCGGCCCGCCGGGCTCCCGCTTCCCTTTGCATCGGTTTCGCACggctctgtgctcagtgctgctcccgCTGACCGCAGCGCTGCCCACcgcacagagagcagcagccaccGAGAAAGCAGCGACCCACCTTAACGACAGACGTCCAAACCGTTTCCTCCTAACGAGTGGGGCAAGCTCTGGACATCCAACCattcacttcttccttttttttttcttttcccctttttcacccatttttgttttgtctttttttttcttctttacgCCTTTTCCAACCCAGCCAACGTGGAGGCAAGGCACATCAAGGCCGAGATGGGGAGCGAGAGAGCCCTGGTGCTGGACAGGCTGGCGAGCAACGTGGCGAAGCGAAAAAGCTCCATGCCCCAGAAATTCGTTGGTAAGAACAAAAACCTTCTTGTGTGAACTGCAGAGGTGGGCAGCAGCCTGTAGGGAggccctctgtgctctgccagggTCCTCTCCAAGCCCACAGCCCAACAGAAGGGGGTAGGCATAAAGCAGCAGCCGTTTTCTCGCGTGGTTTGAGCAGTTTGCTGTAATCTCAGGTTTAAAAGGATCTGTTCTAtagaactgctgctgctgtgctttgcaccTCCGTGTGCAGCAGTTTCTATCTCACAGgctccagtgctgtgctctgcatcaGTGCATCTGAAATGTTCTCTGCTGGGTTCTttccagcaggagagcagcGAAGGTTGGTGCTGTTGGAAGCACTCCTTCTGGGCAATGGGATTCTTGCTGCATGCACAAGCAGGATGAGGGCAGGAGGTGGAAAGGCGTTAGGTCCTTGTTAGGCCTTTGTTAGTCATCTGATGAACTTCAACACGATTAAAAAAATATCGAGCCCTTTCTTGTGGTCACTTCAGCTGCAGGATGTTTCCATAGCATTCTCTTTGCATTTAATTCCATATGATCAGGCTTGCATCCTGGGATCCTGGATGCAGGTCTGGCAGGTTGTGTCAGTGATCTCCTTGGCTGTCTCATGTTGttaatttcatttaactttGGGAAAGGAAGATGCAGTTCTCATGTCCTAAACAGAGAGCTGACTTAGGAGCTCTATGGCTATGGAtgggtagggttagggtcagggttagggccagggttagggtcagggttagggtcagggttaaGGTCAGGGTTAGCACTGGGCTTTCAGCATCCATGGAGACTGCTCATGTAAATTCAGACATCTCCATATGCGTTTCACATGTCGCCTTTTAGCACAGAGGCgaagcagctccagctcacGTTGTCTGAGCTCCTCTGGGGACTCAGTGCTGAGTCTGCTGGCTGGGAGTCGGACCTCAGATGTCACGCTGTGATTCAAAACAttaatgcaaatgtttttgaaagCCTTCAGCTTCCTTTTTCTGATGCTGAGTTCAGCTCCAGTGTTTCACCATTGCCATCAGTTCGGTCTGCATGCACTGCATTGCACACGGCTGCTGCAGCCACTCGTGGAGCATCCTGAGCTGGGAGGGCTCCATAGGGATCACTGAGGCCAATGGCTGCATGAAGCATGCTGCTGATTTCTTCTGCGAGCATCTTGGGTGGAATGGGCCCTTGTTTTGGTTTGGGCTGGCACCAAAGCATATTGGCCGGGAGGAAAAAACCCTTTCTTATGACTTGGGGTCTCTGCTGTGGTCCATACAAGCATGAGGAATGTTTTCGCTTTCTCGTCTCCAGTGGCACAAATTGGAGCCTCAAATGAGGAGATGGGCAGCATAGGATATTCTCTGTCCTGTGCCCTCCTTCATCCAAAGGCTTTTGCAAAGACATTGTCCTCAGCCTTTCcctgagctgcagaggaaggagggtTTGATGGCAGTTTTATCATTCTGTGTTTCACACTGTGCTGTAGATTTCCACTTTTCTTCGGCACGGAGCAGCACCTAAAGTTGACCCAAGTCaacaccagcactgcagctgatgCGTTTCTTCCAGTTGCCACCATCTGCTCACaaacctctgcttcctcctttgCAAAACCGGCCTTTCCCTCACACCACCGGCTCAGGCCTTTCTCATGGCGGTGgaggtgcagcactgctccgACGCTTCGCCACCCCCCGCCCTgtgcacagggctgatgagaaGCTGCCCTGTTAGGGGGCAGGAAGCCgctgccctccctgctcccagtgcCCACAGCTCATCGCATTGCAGGACCTGATGCGTGTTTGAGAGcaagcccagcagcactgcagacccGTCATCCGCTACGGCTCAGCTGTGAATTCTGACGGGGATGCTCAGCTCCCCGCTGGCTGCTGTGTGAACCAGCAGAGTCCCATGCATTCAGTATTTAATTTGGCCATTTGCAACGACTCCACGATGCTTCCTGTGGCAGCTTTGCTCAGAATAATCCGTTCAGTTTTCCTCCTGCAAAGACAAAACGTCCCGGCCTTGGGCGCAGCACGTCCTGCCCCATCGCCACGCgctcccttccctgctgctgcatcttTGCCCTCAGTTTTCTCTCCAAATCTGTAGGGAGTTCgatgtatttttgcttttgctacacgtgttgttttttttttctttcgcTTTTTTTCACATCTCACTCGCCCAGAGCTGCTCTATGAGTCACACAAATGTGCTATATCACTTTGTTGCCTTCTGTGTGAAGATGGATCACAAGTTGGGTGAGGGCTGGAAGCAGTTACCCTTGTGGTTCTGTAACCTTTCTGAGTGTTTTATAAGAGAAACGTGAGCTCCTGGTTTTCTGCAGCGAAACCTGAAGAGTTTCATATACATTGAGTCACGGTGTTGACAGGTGACTGATAAACATCTCTGCACTTCTCCAGTTACCGTAACTAAGAGATTTAGTGGATCTGATGCTTGAAAGCCAGTTGCACATGAAGCACTTggtcctttttatttctttgttgctgttgagTGAATGATTCAGTTTCACGTAACCGCAGAATTCGGTTAGTTATTTCTAGATACTCATCAAAAAGTGACTCGAGCTCCTCTGGCTGCAGTTTTCTCCCCTCCTTGCACCTGGTGCACAGGCTCTGTTGTGCTGCCCACGCGGCCCATGGCCCCTCCTGGAGCCACACTCGAATCCCCTCCATCTGCCAACCCAAGAGCTCCCAAAGCTCCGTCGCACCCAGGCAGGGACACACCATGCTCCTCTTTGCTGGGCTCTACAGATCCGTGCTGTGTACACATAGGCAGATAACTGCTGGATGCCTGGAAACCTCTGCTGAGGTCAAAGGCAGCGGGGCAGGCGGTGATTGTCAGGAGGTAACGGAGGAGATGGGTTTAATTGTCTTAACAGCACGTCGATGCCTAACAGCGTGTAAGGAATGACTGTTGGGTGGTGTGGGGCTGCACTCAACCTCTGCTGGTGTTGGTATGAGAAAGGGGACAGGGCCAGAATGGAGGGTTGAGGTCTTGGTACAAAACGTGGAGTGTTTGGGTTCTTTATTGGTTGGCTCTTCTACGACAATTTTTATCAATGATGTTGACttcttctaggaaaaaaaatgatgggaaTTAACGCATGGAAGATTTTCTTGGGGATATTCTCTCCCTTAGATCCCAGAACAGCCTGGCAGCAATGGTGCCCATCTGCCCCATatctccaccacctcccccgGTAGAGTTTTCTTCCCAAGCCCGCTCTTCAAAAGGCCAGCAGGAACCCGTGCTCGATGTTCcccatttctgcagcagatttGTCATTCCCCTTTGCTTcccagagcctgcagccctctggAGCAGCATCACAGATCTTCCATACCGCTCCCACCCCCCTCTAACGTGACACCTCCTCTCCCACAGGTGAGAAGCGGCACAGCTTTGACGTCAATTACAACTCATCCTTCGCCTACGAGAAGGAAGGCGACATCGTGCAGGGCCGCATGATGGACCAGGCCATCAACAACGCCATCTCCTTCCTGGGGGCCGAAGCCCTGCGCCCTTTGGTGCAGACCCCCCCAGCTCCCACCCCTGAGATGGTCCCGGTCATCAGCACGCTGTACCCCATCGCTCTGCCCCGTGCCGACGTCCCCAACGGCAGCGACGACAAGAGCCACGTCCCGCTGCGGGAGCGCGCCTTGTCCCCCAACAACAGCGGCCACGACTCCACGGACACGGACAGCAACCACGAGGAGCGGCCCAACCCCCCCTTCCCGCAGGGTCCGGTGCTCCCCGTGCCCCGCAACGGCCTGCCGGCCCTGAAGGATTTCCCCCGGCCCTACGACATCATCAAACCGCCGGCCGTGTGCCCGCGCGACGCCTTCAAGGTCATCAACAAGGACGGGGAGGCCATCGGCGCCTACCGCTGCGACCACTGCCGGGTGCTGTTCTTGGATTACGTGATGTTCACCATCCACATGGGCTGCCACGGCTTCCGCGACCCCTTCGAGTGCAACGTCTGCGGGTACCGCAGCCACGACCGCTACGAGTTCTCCTCGCACATCGCGCGCGGGGAGCATCGCGTGCTGCTCAAATGAACGGCCTCGGCACGAGGGAACCCGCCTGGCTTCACAGAGCTCAAACCAACACCACCTCCTGCGTTTTCCTACGCCGGTTTTGAGTGCCAGAAGGCGACGACGCCTTTTatgttttctattatttttttaacaagattattcagtgttttgtaGCATCCGTGCCCAGCTGCCGTGCCGATGCGGTGCGATGCGTACCACAGGCACAGGCTGGCTTTTGTATGAACTTGATGGAAATTAAGAGCCTTTTAAGgcgctttttatttttctaacgtgcatttgttttcatggtgTATGCTTTAACGGCGTGAAAGGCTTTCGTTCCCCactgccagctgctctgcttggtCAGATGTATAGGAAGAACTCGTTCTCATcaccaaaacacagaaaacttcGTCTGGGAGGgattattcattcatttttagaGGTTTTCCCCAAGTCTGATGCACACACGGTCCCGTCCCATCCCCCTCATTTCTCACCACTCTTTGAAGCCTCTCCCCACGTGCACCTCACCCGGAGCAAAAGGAGCAGCAAAACCcagttgtggggctggggttTGTCAGCAATGCAGATACCCGCTTGGCTCTCCACGTGCCAGCTGGGGGAAATCCCCATTTCTGTGGATGGGAAGCCCTGATGCACGCCACGAAGGAGGACAAAGCTGCACTGGAGCTCACGGCCACATCATGCCCTCTGTTTCCCCGTGGCCACCAAACACAGAGCCACCCATCCCACAGCGGTCCTGGCAGATCTCAGCACACGTGTGTGGGGCGTGCAGCTCCGTCCACTCGGACGTGGGGATCTCCCTGGGGCTGAAAGGCGCCGCTTTGCAACGCGGGCATCGATGATGACTTTGAAGCCGGTTTGTGAGATGGTTCTTTTCATCTGAtcgctgctctgcagctgtctATTAGTCACGGTGTGGGAGATTGGTGTGATAACGGTTCTGCTGAGCGCGGTTATTCCTGGCAAAGCGTTTCTGTAGGAGCAGGATGTGTTCCTGTGGACTTTTCACGTCCCCTACGCTGCTCCATGCCAACACCGCTGTGGTCTTTGGCAGTGTGATAGCTGTGGTGGCCCCTCTGCAAAGGGGGGGGGTCGGGGTGCAGAGCTCCAGATGGAGCGTGAAGGGTCAGAAATGCCCAATTTCATTCTGCCTTTGCCCTTGCTCTGTTCCCTTGGGTGCCGCCTCCCTGAAGCTCAAGGTGCAAAGTggaaattattcattttttccccactaatcACGGAATCGTTAcggctggaaaagacctcgaagatcattgagtccaaccaaGGCCACGTCCCAGGAAGGACGGATCgatcagctgctctgcagagtgctgcaggagTGTGAGATCCTGCTTATCCACGGGGGTGAGGAAGGAGAACTGGTTTTGAAGCCTTGTGCTTGGGAAGGCTCAGAGCAGTCCCTGTTTTGGCCAGTTCTCTGCTCAGCACCCGTTCCCTCACGCTGCTCCATGGGGACACAGCGGTTCCATGCACACCAGTCAGCAAAAAGCATCTCTCCACTTTTCACGGGGAGCAGCACGGATTGCGGAGCATGTATcacactgctttccttctcacATCACCACTGAATCCAGGAAAACACCTCAGTTGCCCTTTGTTCCCCCAGCGCTGTGGGTTCTGTGGGGCTCAGGAGGAGCCCAAAGGCGCCGTTTCCCACTGTGGCACCGTCGTGTTTTCGTGCTCTCGGCACAAGGCGCTCGTTTCGGTTCAGCCCGCGCTGTCTGGCGTTAATGAGTGGTTGCTCGTTGCTGTTGAACAATGACATATTGTGGAACTTCGACCCAgtcatctattaaaaataatgtgtatTTCCACGTGTGCCATTTCTCTGCCGTGTCCGGGAAAACTGCAGAAAGCGTGGCACTGACCCAGGCTGAGCAGAGTGTGGGCAGCTGGGGTCGCTTCGCCTTGATGTCCCACAGCCCTGGGGGTGTCTCTACCTCGGCTCCTCCCTACAGAAGTGCTGCTTTGATGCATCAAAGCCCCCCTGCCCACACCCAAAGGCCCTTAGAAGCCCTAGATTCAGTTGGTGTTATGACAGAGATCCCTATCGCCcgctgtgctgcagtggtgaCAGAGCACAGGGGAACTCGTTTCCCCCGCTGTGTTGAAACTCACTCTGTGGTGCATGAAATGTCCCCTCCGGCTGTGGGGCTGCGTCCAGGAGGTGAGTGGGGCCGCAGCACCTCATCCTGTGGGTCTCAGCTCTCCAGTGTCTCCCCGGCACCTGCTGTGACCTGCTCCCCAAAGCCATGGGGAAATGGGGTTTGAGCCCAGCTCTGTGTTGTCTCTGGGGCGAAGCCACGTGCGCAGTGCCATGGTGGGGGCAGTGGGTACACGACCTGCCCCGTGCCCCCATTGCTGCCAGCAGGGTTATATCTGGCCCCACATTTGCATTGCGGCGAGCCGACGCACCTGGGCCACCAGTGCAGCCCTCGGGGGAGTGAGGGCACCGGGGGATGGAGGGGCTGGCAATTGTCACACGTGGGGACAGGAAAGTCCCGGCAGGCGCTTGTTTATAGCAGAGCTGTTCCCCCTGGGGCACAGCCTGCACCCGGGGAGCTCAGGCAGGATGAGGAAGATGCTCCTTAGCTGTGACTTTGTCTCCCCAGTGGTGCACCCCACGGCATCTCCCCAtctccccttcctgctgcttgGTTCCCCCTTCCtacagcagctggaggagaagcCAACAGACCTCCCCAGCTCCACAGCATCGGGGCTgatccacccccccccccctgcccTGAGGAGCAGGCTGGGGGCATCGTGGGGGTCCTGCCCTCCCCCTGCCCCATTCCTCACGGTTACggctctgtgctgggggcccccCCTTGCTGTTCCCTGGGGCTGGTTGCAGCCCCCCCCGTCTCTGCCCCCTGGAGCGGAGAAAGTTAGTCAAATCTTCAGAAACcgcagcgggggggggggggggctgtgtcTGTATCTCAGGCTTTGATGTCACCCCTGCACGTCCCACAGGTGCTGCTCAGTTGCCATAgccacgggggggggggggggggggggggggcattgTCCCCACGGCCGCTTTGTCAT from Lagopus muta isolate bLagMut1 chromosome 25, bLagMut1 primary, whole genome shotgun sequence carries:
- the IKZF3 gene encoding zinc finger protein Aiolos isoform X5, which gives rise to MDLSNPQEQPKAAEGQEVLEECDLSKGQEVEGTDNAEELKEHSQSNGEAGDDVKVKSEYGDREESALNAERMENPEESEIPYSYPREYNEYEGIKLERHLGSYDNARPASGKMTCDICGLACISLNVLMVHKRSHTGERPFQCNQCGASFTQKGNLLRHIKLHTGEKPFKCHLCSYACQRRDALTGHLRTHSVEKPYKCEFCGRSYKQRSSLEEHKERCRTYLQGSGGCEPANVEARHIKAEMGSERALVLDRLASNVAKRKSSMPQKFVGEKRHSFDVNYNSSFAYEKEGDIVQGRMMDQAINNAISFLGAEALRPLVQTPPAPTPEMVPVISTLYPIALPRADVPNGSDDKSHVPLRERALSPNNSGHDSTDTDSNHEERPNPPFPQGPVLPVPRNGLPALKDFPRPYDIIKPPAVCPRDAFKVINKDGEAIGAYRCDHCRVLFLDYVMFTIHMGCHGFRDPFECNVCGYRSHDRYEFSSHIARGEHRVLLK
- the IKZF3 gene encoding zinc finger protein Aiolos isoform X3, with the translated sequence MVWLGKHRDSQSSMDLSNPQEQPKAAEGQEVLEECDLSKGQEVEGTDNAEELKEHSQSNGEAGDDVKVKSEYGDREESALNAERMENPEESEIPYSYPREYNEYEGIKLERHLGSYDNARPASGKMTCDICGLACISLNVLMVHKRSHTGERPFQCNQCGASFTQKGNLLRHIKLHTGEKPFKCHLCSYACQRRDALTGHLRTHSVEKPYKCEFCGRSYKQRSSLEEHKERCRTYLQGSGGCEPANVEARHIKAEMGSERALVLDRLASNVAKRKSSMPQKFVGEKRHSFDVNYNSSFAYEKEGDIVQGRMMDQAINNAISFLGAEALRPLVQTPPAPTPEMVPVISTLYPIALPRADVPNGSDDKSHVPLRERALSPNNSGHDSTDTDSNHEERPNPPFPQGPVLPVPRNGLPALKDFPRPYDIIKPPAVCPRDAFKVINKDGEAIGAYRCDHCRVLFLDYVMFTIHMGCHGFRDPFECNVCGYRSHDRYEFSSHIARGEHRVLLK
- the IKZF3 gene encoding zinc finger protein Aiolos isoform X4, which translates into the protein MLPQDLDSQSSMDLSNPQEQPKAAEGQEVLEECDLSKGQEVEGTDNAEELKEHSQSNGEAGDDVKVKSEYGDREESALNAERMENPEESEIPYSYPREYNEYEGIKLERHLGSYDNARPASGKMTCDICGLACISLNVLMVHKRSHTGERPFQCNQCGASFTQKGNLLRHIKLHTGEKPFKCHLCSYACQRRDALTGHLRTHSVEKPYKCEFCGRSYKQRSSLEEHKERCRTYLQGSGGCEPANVEARHIKAEMGSERALVLDRLASNVAKRKSSMPQKFVGEKRHSFDVNYNSSFAYEKEGDIVQGRMMDQAINNAISFLGAEALRPLVQTPPAPTPEMVPVISTLYPIALPRADVPNGSDDKSHVPLRERALSPNNSGHDSTDTDSNHEERPNPPFPQGPVLPVPRNGLPALKDFPRPYDIIKPPAVCPRDAFKVINKDGEAIGAYRCDHCRVLFLDYVMFTIHMGCHGFRDPFECNVCGYRSHDRYEFSSHIARGEHRVLLK
- the IKZF3 gene encoding zinc finger protein Aiolos isoform X6, with amino-acid sequence MVWLGKHRGKAVAAPALPNPVAQSAFFSYNPGRPFRCFYGRAGLRDGALTWLRTAVPRRSSHDPFEYSCSFRLLARHTGGPRRAVGGTASLLLLRNRAPCSAAATAPGVLPVPAAQPVALGPLSARTEALYSQSSMDLSNPQEQPKAAEGQEVLEECDLSKGQEVEGTDNAEELKEHSQSNGEAGANVEARHIKAEMGSERALVLDRLASNVAKRKSSMPQKFVGEKRHSFDVNYNSSFAYEKEGDIVQGRMMDQAINNAISFLGAEALRPLVQTPPAPTPEMVPVISTLYPIALPRADVPNGSDDKSHVPLRERALSPNNSGHDSTDTDSNHEERPNPPFPQGPVLPVPRNGLPALKDFPRPYDIIKPPAVCPRDAFKVINKDGEAIGAYRCDHCRVLFLDYVMFTIHMGCHGFRDPFECNVCGYRSHDRYEFSSHIARGEHRVLLK